From Arachis hypogaea cultivar Tifrunner chromosome 3, arahy.Tifrunner.gnm2.J5K5, whole genome shotgun sequence:
caaaattttttaataaccaaTAAGATAACTTTTGAAGACACTCTAGAAAAGTTAAATACCAACCTAAGCCCTCTTGAAAAGGATCAATCACAAGTCATTACATCTATATTGTTGGTTGAATGACACACAAATATGAAGCCTTAACAATGTTTTCATCTGGAACCAATCATAATAAATCTCATGGACTTTAGTTGGTTGAATTGGACCACATTCACTAACCTAGATTTTTCCAGGAAAGATTCATGATCTGACACTCTGATCTAATTCAGTTACGTTGAACCAAATGGCTTAAAGAATATGGCACCATCCGCAAATTTCACAACCATAGTTTGTTAGTTTTTAAAAGTCAACAAATGCCTTATCTACCAATATCTAACAGACTTAGCTTACTACATTCAAAATGTACTGTCCAATACTCAAATAGCTATAGGAACACTAAAGAATAGAAATTTATAATCAGTTAACATAAATACTATTTTCATGAAATGATCAATGCTGTAAACTTTAAGATGGGCATTTTCATGAACCTCAACGACACGGTAATTCTAAATGAAAATTGATATTCTATAAACTGCAAAGTTGGGTAAGTAAGTTGGGAATTCATCATTCATCGATCAATATCATATAAATTTCCACCCAATACCAAAACACGCATGAGAGGGTCGTACTAGCTGATGTCACAGCACTTGCTAGAAATACCTTGTCCAAAGCTGGTATATTTAAATAGGGAAAATATGAGGaaccaatggaatatttgtacaatgtggacaatggaggtttatgaagtattagagatataactattagtgttacTTTTTCTTATTAGCTGAAGCTTttaggatgagtggtatcatgacatggtattagagcgctagatccgaaaggtcaagagtttgatctttggtgaactccaaaattagtttaatcttttgggaagatgtttattatccctagtactcggatggttattctagatagtatagagaatgttcattttgtaacttaaTAGCTCATTtcacacattgtacaaatagtttATTGTCTCCCTAAAATAACGGAATGCCATTCAATTTTCATTGGAAGATACCAATTCTATTTAACAACCGAATCATATATCCCTCAAAAGCCCACAAACTGAGACACTAGAGGGAGGGGGAAAAagatttttagatttttgaaaaataaaatatccgAACTTTCCTTCTCGTGGTTCTGAGCAAACAACCAATAGCAGAGAAATTGGGTGTGGAGAGAAGACTTacaatgaggaggaggaagaggcagatgAAGGTTGTGGCGGCCGCAACGGTTGAGACGATGATGCAGAAGGCACCGCCACGTTGGAGCCAGCAGCTTTGATTTCGGTCGGGGGCGCCATCAAACGAGTCAGTGACTCAGTGAGTGAAGCTCGAATCTCAGGGGCAGAGGGAAGGTGGCAGCTGGAAGCGCaattttagagttttctttttcttctgtaaTTTATTgtgtgtaatttaattttttaaaaatattatttatatactaaaattaattattaatatatttatgtattatttaatttaattttaatgtatatttatattctagtATATATTTTATCAATAATTTAAGATAAAGGCTTTTGCCTGTACCAACAAATTTCAATTATTAGATCAGTTTCAAATTATTATTTCGTGATTCGTCTATATTAGTAGAATAGTAGATGAAtgagaattaacaaaacaaaatgAGATTGTTAATAGCTTTATAAAATGACCATGAAGACTAATTTATCAAAATCTTTAGTATAATATAAAGTGGGacttatttgaataaaaattaatttagtgcAATTATTAAATGCTCAAAACTCATGAGTAGGGGTGTTTGTGGTGCagtttggatcggttttgagtaaaaaaatttattcgATCCGAACACTAATTTACTTGCGAtgtggtttggattggatgatattttaaaaaaaatccgatccgatctgatccgatccaatttcaagcggtttggatttgattggatttgcggttttgtaaattaaaaaaaaagacatataacaagtctcaacatcaaattttaaataattaacaagaacGTAACAAATCTCAataatatcttaaaaattcaacaataacagaacaatagaaataaaattataggttagttaaaataaacaaataaataatattttgaacataaaatatttattaaataataataatacatggataatataaaaatatataacaaattgaacatgttataagcataattgtaaatataataataaaataataatattatagtacaTTGTGCGGTTTGAATTTGATTGGATCGGTTGTGAAAAGTAAATTCGAAATCCGATCTAATCCAACgatttgcaaaaaatagaatccaattaaATCTGAATTATTGCGGTTTTAATCGATTTCGGTTTAGATTGGATTAGAATTTGGATCGGTTTGAATTTGAACACCCCTACTCATGAGTATTGTGTTCTTTATAATATAGGCAAATTTTAGTCATATATTTGCTaagttatatataaaaaagtTAGATTTATTTGGATAATTTATATTTTGATGGACCAAtttcttataatttaatatttatgataaTAAAAGGTTAAATAATATCATGcattgaaattttaaataattaatttagtatataaatatacTCTTTAGCACCATATAATCTCCTTTAAACCTAAAGTAGCTTTATAGAATATCtctagtttataaaaaaaaatattttatttttggaggtGAGAAAAAGTTCTTATTAATATAAAGTATAAATTcaatttttccaaaataaaaatcTATTATAGCATTTTAAACTCCACAAacttaaaattcaatttaaaaatgtattaaaaatacacaaatgaattcaattttttaaaaaatatagttttttaaaatCCCTACACTTGAGtagaacaaaaatttaaatgaaagaGAACAGAAAGTACAAAATACCAATCTGATATAAGAAAATGAGAAATAtattgttcaatttttttttaaagtgagTGTAATTGTGAAAAATATAGGAATAAGAACGCTAAACGaactaacaaaaataacaaataaacaaaaattattaaaaaaattgtaaataataaaagTGTTTAGTGAAAATTTGAAGCTAGATCTGCCCAAAAGAAAAACCGCAAaaataagtgaaaataacaaaatttagACAAAAACTTGAGTAATGAAGAATTTGATTAacatcaaaaaattttaaaaactaatttgattgaTCGATAAATTTGGAACACAAATTTGACTAACGAATGAAATTTGTGAGAGCATTTTCAACGTTTACTCCGAACATTGTAAGAACATTTCGCTTTATGAAATATCCTTCTTGGTCAGAATATGATTTAATACATTTTCaaggggaagaaaaagaaagaaacaaaagattTTTTACAAATTTTGTGTTTAAAGAGATGAGTAAACCCaagtaaaatctaacaactagaGTACTCAACAACACCGATGATAGTGACTAATACATTCACTGAGATAAAGAACATGGTTAAGTAGAGCATCATTTAACCTAAACCTAACTCATCATGCCAACCTAATCATATTCATTACAACCTCCAAGCATCTGTTGTTGCATACAATAAGTAGAGCTCATGACAAACCTAATTGCAACTCAGTTTGACAGAAATAAAAATACAAGATCAGTATCTCCACTAAATATACACACAAGTTGGAATGCCTTTTCCAAAAGAAAAAAACTACTTCATGTTTATAATACTAACAAGGATTCTACCCAAGAACTAAGTTAGACATTTATCTCCATAGAATAGTTTGATCGTTCCCTTATTATCATTGTGCTACTGAACAAGGATCTGCTGCACTTGGTAACCTGCACATATTCACAACACAATAACACACATTATTAGACATCCCTCTTGAGCACCAAGCTTTCACATGAAACATGCGCCTATGTATAAGTATCAACCATTGTAGTAACAATTATTCTTCCGTCCTCGTTACAAAGTTTAAACACATCAATTTTACCAATACAGAAGTTTCATTATACTACTACCACCAATACCCCCAATCATGTCATAAAGATAAATAAGTTATAGTTTGCAGCTACATGCACATGGAGAAGTATAAACTGGTTGAAGCAAAATCTAGCAAATGCAGCAAAAGACAAAAATGAGATACAAAGATACTTACATGGATTCCAACCGAGCCCTCTTATTtgccttcttcttgttctttcgcCTCTTTGAACCGGAATTGGAAGCATCACTAGCAGCCAGCTGACCCAATTCTGAACCTCCTGGCTGAAGAGAGGAACTTTTTGGAGGACAAGGGCCCTCAACACATGGTACATGTATGGGCATCTGAAGCTCTTGAGATGATGAAAGCATATTGGACGAAGCAGGAACAACATCAATTCTCTTCTCACCATTATTAGTGGCCATAGGAACCTCTTTATCTTTATGATCCTGCAAGTCAGAAGCATATTCTGTAGTTCCTATGGGTAAGACGATGCTTCCATTAGTAACTTGGGATTCATTTGGTTTTGCTATTCCATAAAAACTAGATTTTGATCTTATTATCTCATACAGTGTTGTTGAGCTAGAATCACCTGCTTCACAAAATCATTTACTTTAATTAGTCTTGGAACATCCAAATAAGAACATTAAAAATATGTTTACACAAACAAAATGATACCAAGAATGGAAAGAATAGCAGCACGTGCTGCTAACTGCTCGgcctcttttttgttttttccaataACACTAGTGTATTTTGTACCATTGAAGATCACAAAAGACATAAAGCGAGGAAGCAACCCTTCTAGCTGAACAGTATTGTAAGTAGGCCTTTCTACATTTAGCTTTGTGGCATATTCGTTCATGATAGACTTGGAAATCGAAGTATTCTGGAACAAAAATCAACATAGTTGTATAAGGGATTCGCAAAAaaacatattatatatttaatgagCATTTATAATAAAGGGAAAACTATTAATGATGTTATTCCCCTAACATCTTATTTTCCTCTAAGTAATAGTTATTTATGATATCATATATCActagtcaaaaataaaaaatcaatactTGTACAATGTTTTTTTTCAACCAAGTCACAAAAATGGAAAGCAAATAGCATAATTGAATCTACTATTCAACTATGTCTAAAGTGATGGAAAacatgaaaagaatataaaatatagtAGGGTCTCTAAATTTGTATATGACTAGTATTTTTGCCCCTGAAATATCACGGGtatattttcaccaaaattaactGTGATGGAATataataaaaaacattttaaataattaattgcaATAGAGTCAAAAATCATAAATGAAAAAACAACAAATAATAGtaacaacagaagaaaaaaaacagATTGCTATTCTgagtttgagaaaaaaaaaattaaatacaatattgTTGAACTTACGTGTAGGTATGAAGTACTTGCAACAAACTTCCTTCTCTTGCAATTTTTTCTTGAATTCTCtccaatataaataaaatactttttcttttttgagtctCTATTAGTCATATCAGCTAGTACTTTCCTTTTTCCGAAAGTTTTTCATATTCCTTTCATCAATTTGAGAGTCATTAGACATAGTACTTTTCTGTTGCCCTTTCTTTAGTAGTAATATTATCTTCTTAATCTAGTTTTTTTATACTCAACTTTAATAAAATTCATTCTTTTCCTTCTAATAATAACTGTACAAAAATTAAAATGAGTTGAACCAATAAGCCCCAATACCAAATATTAAAGGAAAACATAATAATTCATAATACAAAGCAATTCATCAAACATGTAACATGCAAAGAAATAATACTAAAGAAAAACATTATGAATTCATAATACGAAGCAATTCATCAAACATGTAATatgcaagaaaagaaagcaaaactAATCATCAATTACTATAATAAGTTGAACCAATAAGCTCCAATACCAAATACTAAAGGAAAACATAATAATTCATGTTTCATAATACAATGCAATTCATCAAATATGTAACGTACAAGGAAGTAATAGTAAACAAAAATATAATGGATTTATAATACAAAGGAATCCATCAAACGTAATATtcaggaaaagaaaataaagcgaTTCATCAATCATGCCAATAAGTTGAACCACTAAGCTCCGAAAATCAAATACTAAAGAAAAACATAATAAGTCATAATACAAAGCAATTCATCAAACAGGTAATGTGCATTGTGCAAGAAAGTAATACTAATGAATACAAAGCAATAAGTTGAACCAATAAGCTCCAATtccaaatattaaaagaaaatataatcCTTCATAATTCATAACACAGAAAATTTAAGTTGAATCAAGTAGCACTAACAAATACTCAAGAGAAaacatggcaaaaaaaaaaggaagttaGGTAACAACATAACATTATTAAGTGAACTATTTTGGCTTGAAATTAGTTAATAGTTCACAAAATTGATATTAAAGATTAAAGATTGTGTTACATCAAACCTCAGAAACAAGAGGGCATCTATCGTCTTTAATCTTTTCATTCAGGCTCTCCAGTGCTATCCTCGCCGCATCTTGTTCAGCAGCCTTTCTCTGAGAGAAAGTCATTTGAGAGGTATAGCTTGTACCATCCACACACACAGTTGCCCTAAACTTTGGTGCATGTGGAGTCCCTTCATTAGTCGTTTGATACCCAGGAAGTGGTATATTTGATCTCTGAGCAAATTCTTGTAAGCGATTTTTGTGCCTTAAGTGTTCTAGAGAACCAAACAAAAGTCAATCAACAAAAAATTGGTGCAACCATAATAAGCATTATATAGACCGCAAGAGACAGTTGAAcatttcaaattttcaacttAGTAGATGTTGTCTATGTTCAAGACAATAAAGTCAACCAAACTTTAACCATTAGAAGTTAAATGTTGAAGACACCATTAAAAAAACAACCAAATACCAGGTTATACAACAGCTACATTGGGGACGCCAAAGCAGAGCACTTGCAAGTAAATCTATAATTGACTAAATCTATAATTGACTGAATGACCCACAAGTATGAAGCTTAGGCAAATCTTTCAAGGGAAACCAATCATAATAAAGCTCAGGAATTGGACAGCATTTTGCTAACACAGATGTTGCCGAAAACAATTCATGATCTTACACTCCAATCTAAATCTAATTCAGTTAACTTGAACCAAATGGTCAAATAATATACCCCGGCTCACAAAATTCATAACCATGGTATGTAAGTAATATCTTACCTACCAGTTTCAAGGGCAAAAATGCTAAAAGCTACAAAGTACAAACCTTCATTGCCCATTTTGATAAAtctcaaacaacacaaattcaaagaaaaatttcAAGGGAAATTAATATAGTAGAAACTGCAAAATGGGCTAGTTAGGAATCCATCATTCATACATCAAATTCATATGTAATATTCATATTCCCCCAACCCCAAAACACACACCATATGATCCTAAGACAGATTGTCATAGCACCCGGATATAGAAACAACTTGTTCATTTTTTCATAAAAAGGAtataagtttatttaaaaattacaactaaaaaaatcataaattccTCAAAAATCCTAGCTGAAACATAATTGGTAATTGTTTTTCTTAAGAAAAGAAGGATTTTTAAACTTTTCAAAGAGAACATTATAAGCTTATAACTCTTTCGTCTTGCATGTCAGAAACCACGAAAAAATATGAGAAATGGGACTTACGAGGAAGAGGAGAGGAAGATGGAGACACATGTTGAACGAGAGAGGAAGAAGtgggtggttgtggtggtggttgaggcGAAGATGAAGAAGCCGCCATATGTTCGGGGAGTTGAATCTGGGTCGGAATCTCCATCTGAAGCTCGAATCACACAGCAAGCAGAGAGAAAGAATGTGTCTTGGAAGATGATAGGGTTTTCACTTTTCAAAGTGGAATTATAAACTAATAATACTAGTATATTATACATCTCGTTAATATGGCCCTGTTATTTCCTCtgtgtttgaactttgaactttGGAGTCTTTAACCTAAGAGAAATATGGGTacaatcaaattttaaagatatgCTTAGATGGCAAAATCCAAACCACACATTCTAAAGCcacactttttatttaaaatcgtaactcttcacaaagaaaaacgttacttaatggaaaaaagtaaattaaaagatttaagaaaagaaataattaagttatcaaaattaatagataaaaaattaatgattttaactagtgttaactgtaatgacactgaattcttaaaatcaatacaaaatgatttttctcaaaatctttattttactataagttttattgaaggatttcaaaaacccgaaaaaacttatttttcacacagaatttctaaaaaatgttaccatggagaTGATtcaccacatctttatcatacctttaacccacaattaaattctatagcagacatgcttgaagaaatattagtatccataaaatttcaaagaaataaggaaaaagagaatcccaaagaagaaaaatttcaaaatataatcaacataacagatttaaaagtaaaaccaccactaaaattatgaatattgaagaaaaattagaagaagttacaatgctttttaaacaattaaaaatggctcaagaaaataatattatggaacatggatttcaaatagaagaagaattagtaaattctgaaaatatagaaaatgaaaaacacatcctagattattctagtgacgaagaaccagcaattccaatacaagtaaaaaatgaagttggaacatctaaggataatcaatctcaatttaaatgggaaacaggttttgataatgatgcttttaaaaaagggtttataaataaagattcaaaatatacaaaaataccatcaaaatatgttcctaaaatccaggaaatggaaggagatagaATGCTCGAtctagactgtaaaaagaatgaaaaagaaattttcgaaaactggttaaattccttcttattagaatccTTTAccaatccaaaacttagtgaattatctggaagagacatttggaattacatagggtttcatactaaaggaactataaaagattatatgacatcaatagaaaaccaaataatagaagaattagcagtaaaaacaacagcttatgataagatattatatataatgatgattctatataaagaattttttggaaaaaatattatagatcatagacaagaagtctataataaagaatatcaagaagcaaaaaaccatttagctaatattcaggtatatgatttatgtaatgtggagtcttatatatgtgaatatagaatacattattaaaattaaaagaagaagataaaaatcattatcttaggatgtatataacaaaacttccatatcctgctaatgaatttataatggaaagatttataagagaaataaatagagggacaattgaaaataattttggtggagcaacctctgcaataaaagaggaaataaaagaacgttgtatgcaagaagcgactcaaaaaagatttgcaaatataattagaatttactgtcaggataatgaagagatacctaaaaaatatggtcttaataaaaaccttcaaagaaaaagaaaatatcaatttagaaaaagaaaatactatccaaactgaagaaaaaagaagtattttaggaagaaaaataacaataaaaacaaaagacaaaaaaataactattgcccaaataaaaaaaaattgtaagtgttggtattgccaagaagaaggacactatgcaaatgaatgtccaaaaaagaaggataaaaaggatcttactaaacaaatagaaaattgttaagtcttgtttcatggaaccattagaggaatctgatgataacttagactatatttttgaatatgtctcagaaacagactcagagattgagtaataatgccacatttattactataaaaataacagaaaagtttataaatgctttcatagattctggagcaacacaatgctttgctagttcaaatataaaacttgattggaaaaaattaaagaaaccattaagagttagaatagctgacaaatcaatacataaaattgaccaaaaagcagagatggctgaaatttttattcaaaattataggttcattgttccatctatatatatgttagattctggaatggattttatcataggaaataactttttaaggctatatcatccattcattcaagaattaacatatatagttttaaaagctccacacgattcttcaataaatcaaaaatcaaaacgtataaaaataccaactactactatagataagattctaaaatttaaaatattttctatattagagacatgttatttaaatttatactttcagataaaaattctaaaaaataatcttgaaataaagatagaagaacttttggatgaaatttgtgctgaaaatcctttagatattaaaaattcaaatagcgaattagtaagtattaaattaaaagatcctacaaaggagataaatgttccaaataaaattccttattccgcaagagatagaggagagttctcattagaatgtagagatcttttagaaaaaggaattataagattaagtaaaagtcctcatgcggttccagccttttatgtcgaaaacaataatgaaattaaaagggaaaaacgaagaatggttattaactataagaagataaatgaagcaactattggtgatgctcataaacttccaagaaaagattctattttagaaaaaatcaaaggagcaacttggttttcatctcttaatgcaaaatcaggatattggcaacttcgtttagacgaagaaacaaagaaattaactgcttttacttgcccaacaaaagaatcaacaagtgtgttgctctatgaatggaatgattaccattcggattaaaacaagccccaggtatttatcaaagatttatggaagaaaatctaaaagagttaaatgaatttgttttagtgtacattgatgatatactagtttttacaaaataggataaagaagattatcttcaaaaattattaatagttttagaaagatgtaaagaaaaatgattagttcttagcaaaaagaaagcaagaatagcaaaacaagaaatagagtttcttggattaattctatccacccaaggaaagctaaaacttcaaccaaatgttctagaaaaaggtaaatttatttcctaataaaatagaagataggaaacaattacaaagatttttaggatgtataaattatatttctgatcaagaatTTTtgaagaatataacagaatacactaaaagttatttccaaaaataagtactaaaaaataatagaaatgggatgaaaaagatagtatgcaaattcaaagaattaaagaattatgcgaaaaacttccagaactttatattccagaagaaaatgactatttAATAGTAGAAatagatgcttcagacataacctggtcaggttgtctaaaagctaagaaagctataaaaagtttggaacaagaaaaagaatcactagattctaaatattccctaaaggaattactttgcaggtatatttcatggacttttactccaacagaacagagatataccactcatgaaaaaaaaactctagcagcaattaaatctcttaaaaaatggaaaattgatttactacccagagaatttacattaaggatagattcaagttacctaacaggtttcatacgatataatttaaaagttgattataatcatgggcgattggtaagatggcaattatttttgttacaatatccaataaaaattgaatatattaaaggtgacaaaaatgttattgcagatacattaacaagagaatggagttcgtctacaacgcattagatcaagaaattcaaaaatatgagcaagaactcgaaaaatgcaggCATTGCCAGCAAATAAGGACACCGATCCAATCTCTCAAGAAGGCCATTGagacaatgaaatcaacacaacaagcaaaaccatcagagttcagccagctaagcatggtggacaaatcaggtgaagaaaaaatttcagaaataaaacaattgc
This genomic window contains:
- the LOC112791624 gene encoding double-stranded RNA-binding protein 4 isoform X1 → MEIPTQIQLPEHMAASSSSPQPPPQPPTSSSLVQHVSPSSSPLPQHLRHKNRLQEFAQRSNIPLPGYQTTNEGTPHAPKFRATVCVDGTSYTSQMTFSQRKAAEQDAARIALESLNEKIKDDRCPLVSENTSISKSIMNEYATKLNVERPTYNTVQLEGLLPRFMSFVIFNGTKYTSVIGKNKKEAEQLAARAAILSILAGDSSSTTLYEIIRSKSSFYGIAKPNESQVTNGSIVLPIGTTEYASDLQDHKDKEVPMATNNGEKRIDVVPASSNMLSSSQELQMPIHVPCVEGPCPPKSSSLQPGGSELGQLAASDASNSGSKRRKNKKKANKRARLESMLPSAADPCSVAQ
- the LOC112791624 gene encoding double-stranded RNA-binding protein 4 isoform X2; translation: MEIPTQIQLPEHMAASSSSPQPPPQPPTSSSLVQHVSPSSSPLPQHLRHKNRLQEFAQRSNIPLPGYQTTNEGTPHAPKFRATVCVDGTSYTSQMTFSQRKAAEQDAARIALESLNEKIKDDRCPLVSENTSISKSIMNEYATKLNVERPTYNTVQLEGLLPRFMSFVIFNGTKYTSVIGKNKKEAEQLAARAAILSILGDSSSTTLYEIIRSKSSFYGIAKPNESQVTNGSIVLPIGTTEYASDLQDHKDKEVPMATNNGEKRIDVVPASSNMLSSSQELQMPIHVPCVEGPCPPKSSSLQPGGSELGQLAASDASNSGSKRRKNKKKANKRARLESMLPSAADPCSVAQ